One window from the genome of Pseudanabaena yagii GIHE-NHR1 encodes:
- a CDS encoding thioredoxin domain-containing protein: protein MNSENPTSPPPASNQLRNLLVAIAAIILTTALFFGFQAQQSSTSLDAVAAAAMPIDEALANDKPTTIEFYADWCSSCQSMAADNLSLEKEYSDRMNFVMLNVDNTKWLPEVTKYRVDGIPRFIFLDRANQAIGDTTGAIPREIMAANIEAAIANQPLPHNSISSDRTSPITEPKAADISQPRDHGTKS from the coding sequence ATGAATTCTGAAAATCCAACTAGTCCCCCACCTGCATCTAATCAGTTACGCAATTTATTAGTGGCGATCGCAGCAATTATTCTGACTACTGCCCTCTTTTTTGGTTTTCAGGCGCAGCAAAGCAGTACCTCACTGGATGCAGTTGCTGCCGCTGCCATGCCCATTGATGAAGCTCTGGCAAATGATAAGCCCACCACCATCGAGTTTTATGCGGATTGGTGTAGCAGTTGTCAGTCGATGGCGGCGGATAATTTGTCCCTCGAAAAGGAATATAGCGATCGCATGAATTTTGTGATGCTAAATGTGGACAATACTAAATGGTTGCCAGAGGTGACTAAGTACCGCGTTGATGGGATTCCCAGATTTATTTTTTTAGATCGCGCTAATCAGGCGATTGGTGATACGACGGGAGCCATCCCCCGCGAAATTATGGCAGCGAATATCGAAGCGGCGATCGCCAATCAGCCCTTGCCCCACAATAGTATTAGTAGCGATCGTACCTCGCCGATTACTGAACCCAAGGCAGCCGATATTTCGCAACCTAGAGATCACGGCACAAAGTCATAA
- a CDS encoding serine hydrolase — translation MEPRNFSSPDANEKSREARLNKLRERRTKAVTSNSEAVPRPMVGGDSRPRLLRDSTRSPDPIIDPRFDNRLENKVKPLPNRQGKIEARPEPRTENRPENRTEVRTRKKPTNRPIPIKSSPAKSLGWQLLRLAIAGVGLSVIAGTALSFWQTQQLTRAKAVVPEAIAKEDPNKTTQEIVPLSLKTEAIPLVNKIKELAAKEKDLSMQMMVVDLDSGAYVQIGSNQTIAAASTIKTPILVAFFQDVDAGKIKLDELLEITPDVKVGEAGDFQFLQTGTKISAITTATQMIVISDNTATNMIIKRLGGVAALNQRFKSWGLNNIVINNQLPDLEGTNTISTQDMVTLLAMIDKGKLIEPRSRDRFMDIMRRPITNTLLPKGIDEDARIAHKTGDIRSVVGDAGIVDMPNGKRYAIAVMVKRPDNDQRANELIRQISRATYDYFLAGGKLPANNNSNPTSTPDASNATNSNSSSTSNNTPPTNNANPANNPTNSTSTNAGSTSVIENIQLPLPNSTPSASPRLSPNTP, via the coding sequence GTGGAACCAAGAAACTTTTCATCGCCTGACGCTAACGAAAAAAGTCGAGAAGCGCGACTAAATAAATTGCGCGAGCGTCGCACCAAGGCTGTGACAAGCAATAGTGAAGCCGTTCCCCGTCCTATGGTTGGTGGTGACTCCCGACCTCGTTTGTTGCGAGATTCTACGCGATCGCCTGACCCAATCATTGATCCCCGTTTCGACAATCGCCTAGAAAATAAAGTCAAGCCTTTACCCAATCGTCAAGGCAAAATCGAAGCTCGTCCTGAGCCAAGGACAGAAAATCGTCCTGAAAATCGCACTGAAGTCCGAACTCGCAAAAAGCCTACCAATCGACCGATTCCGATTAAATCTTCGCCTGCTAAATCCTTGGGTTGGCAGTTGCTTCGATTAGCGATCGCTGGTGTTGGCTTGAGCGTAATCGCAGGTACAGCCCTGTCCTTTTGGCAAACCCAACAGTTAACCCGTGCCAAGGCAGTTGTACCTGAAGCAATTGCTAAGGAAGATCCGAATAAAACTACTCAAGAGATTGTGCCGCTTAGCCTCAAAACTGAAGCTATACCACTGGTTAACAAGATCAAAGAATTAGCAGCCAAGGAAAAAGATCTATCCATGCAAATGATGGTGGTAGATCTAGACTCTGGTGCATATGTCCAGATTGGTTCAAATCAGACAATTGCCGCCGCAAGCACAATCAAAACACCAATTCTGGTCGCTTTTTTCCAAGATGTCGATGCAGGCAAGATCAAGCTTGATGAACTCCTAGAAATAACACCTGATGTCAAGGTTGGGGAAGCGGGAGATTTTCAATTTTTACAAACAGGTACAAAGATCTCTGCAATTACCACAGCAACACAAATGATCGTAATTAGTGACAATACTGCCACGAATATGATCATTAAACGTTTGGGAGGAGTTGCAGCTCTAAATCAGCGCTTCAAATCTTGGGGTCTGAATAATATTGTCATTAATAATCAATTACCCGATCTCGAAGGTACAAATACTATCAGTACCCAAGATATGGTGACGTTATTAGCGATGATCGATAAAGGTAAGTTAATCGAGCCACGCAGTCGCGATCGCTTTATGGACATCATGCGTCGTCCTATTACGAATACGCTCCTACCGAAGGGAATTGATGAAGATGCGCGAATTGCCCATAAAACAGGTGATATTCGCTCAGTCGTTGGTGATGCAGGTATCGTTGATATGCCCAATGGCAAGCGCTATGCGATCGCGGTGATGGTCAAGCGTCCTGATAACGATCAACGAGCCAATGAGTTAATTCGGCAGATCTCACGGGCAACCTATGACTATTTCCTTGCTGGTGGTAAATTGCCTGCGAATAATAACTCTAATCCTACAAGTACGCCCGATGCGTCTAATGCAACGAATTCTAATAGTTCCAGCACCTCGAACAACACGCCCCCTACTAATAACGCTAATCCTGCCAATAATCCCACCAATTCCACAAGCACTAACGCAGGATCTACTAGCGTGATTGAAAATATTCAGCTACCACTGCCCAATTCAACTCCTAGCGCATCCCCTAGGTTGTCACCAAATACACCATAA